One genomic segment of Actinoplanes ianthinogenes includes these proteins:
- a CDS encoding MBL fold metallo-hydrolase: MRVHHLNCGTMRAPGGDLVCHVLLAETDNGLVLVDTGFGLADLADPASRLGPPRHLLRPALDREETAVVQVERLGFRPADVRHIVVTHFDIDHIGGLADFPHAQVHVTAAEVEGAMRPPTRGERRRFRSAQWSHGPKLVEHTPDGESWRGFAAAKELTDIAPGIVLISLPGHTRGHACVAVDAGSRWLLHCGDAFYHRGTLDGTRVPLGLRLAETGVAFDRARVRANHARLAALHQQADPGLTLLSAHDPVLYAALATP; the protein is encoded by the coding sequence GTGCGGGTTCATCACCTCAACTGCGGCACCATGCGCGCCCCCGGCGGCGACCTGGTCTGCCATGTGCTGCTGGCCGAGACCGACAACGGCCTGGTGCTGGTCGACACGGGCTTCGGCCTGGCCGACCTGGCCGACCCGGCGAGCCGCCTCGGCCCGCCCCGGCACCTGCTGCGTCCCGCCCTGGACCGGGAGGAGACCGCGGTCGTCCAGGTCGAGCGGCTCGGCTTCCGCCCCGCCGACGTGCGCCACATCGTCGTCACCCACTTCGACATCGACCACATCGGTGGCCTGGCCGACTTCCCGCACGCTCAGGTGCACGTCACCGCCGCCGAGGTCGAGGGCGCCATGCGGCCGCCGACCCGGGGCGAACGCCGCCGGTTCCGCAGTGCCCAGTGGTCGCACGGCCCCAAGCTGGTCGAGCACACCCCGGACGGCGAGAGCTGGCGCGGTTTCGCCGCCGCCAAGGAGCTGACCGACATCGCCCCGGGCATCGTCCTGATCTCGCTGCCCGGGCACACCCGCGGACACGCCTGCGTCGCGGTCGACGCCGGCTCCCGCTGGTTGCTGCACTGCGGCGACGCTTTCTACCACCGTGGCACCCTCGACGGCACTCGCGTCCCCCTCGGCCTGCGGCTTGCCGAGACCGGCGTGGCCTTCGACCGAGCCCGCGTCCGCGCCAACCACGCTCGCCTGGCGGCGCTGCACCAACAGGCCGACCCCGGCC
- a CDS encoding AfsR/SARP family transcriptional regulator — protein sequence MSEIRFGVLGPLVATDAAGTPIALKGPMHRAVLARLLVARRRVVPVGDLVADLWVAPPDGAVAAVRTFVAALRRALEPDRRPRAPASLLVTEGLGYALRPAPEAVDAWSFEAAVHGDPARLEEALSWWRGPAYADFPDAPWAAADRARLTELRLHAVERRAAARLDAAAVADLDAHVTAHPWREEGWRLLALALYRAGRQADALAVLRRARTLLVEQLGLDPGPALRRLEEDVLRQAPALDPGADPLARAAEAYDRLAGGARARLESAVGLLRTLAVTGAGGLRAAREQRSAAVAAAEQLGDPELTARVIGAYDVPAVWPRSDDPERAAGIVAVAARTLAALPAGRPAARARLLATIGLESRGTTDPWPGECAREAEALARGLDDPGLLAFALNATWMQRCHRIGTAPERDAIGAELIGLAAPHGLVTAEVLGHLIRVQARAALGDLPGADRHAAAAGELSVRHELPLVGVFTAGYAALRLDLGGAGFGEVERAYRGLGERLDAAEMPGLSDGLVALALLGVRLRRGLALPGVEGFGAYAKWVLPLWDHRELRDLPDPPPGLLADALWWLLAKAALSCGDRPMMDRARTALAPAAGEWAGAGTGMLVIGSVGEQLAKLHQTADAES from the coding sequence ATGAGCGAGATCCGCTTCGGGGTTCTGGGGCCGCTGGTCGCCACGGACGCGGCCGGGACGCCGATCGCGCTGAAGGGGCCGATGCACCGGGCCGTGCTGGCCCGGCTGCTGGTGGCGAGGCGGCGGGTGGTCCCGGTCGGCGACCTGGTCGCGGACCTCTGGGTGGCGCCGCCGGACGGCGCGGTCGCCGCGGTGCGGACGTTCGTCGCCGCGTTGCGGCGCGCCCTGGAACCGGACCGACGCCCGCGGGCGCCGGCATCGCTGCTGGTCACCGAGGGTTTGGGGTACGCCCTGCGCCCCGCCCCGGAGGCCGTCGACGCCTGGAGTTTCGAGGCGGCGGTCCATGGCGACCCGGCGCGGCTGGAGGAGGCGCTGAGCTGGTGGCGGGGTCCCGCATACGCCGATTTCCCGGACGCGCCGTGGGCCGCCGCGGACCGGGCTCGCCTCACCGAACTGCGCCTGCACGCCGTCGAACGCCGAGCCGCCGCCCGCCTGGACGCCGCGGCCGTCGCCGACCTGGACGCCCACGTTACCGCGCATCCGTGGCGGGAGGAAGGCTGGCGCCTGCTCGCCCTCGCGCTGTACCGGGCCGGTCGCCAGGCCGACGCCCTCGCCGTGCTGCGCCGCGCCCGCACCCTGCTCGTCGAGCAGCTGGGGCTGGACCCGGGACCGGCGCTGCGCCGGCTGGAGGAGGACGTGCTCCGGCAGGCGCCGGCCCTCGACCCGGGCGCGGATCCGCTGGCCCGGGCGGCCGAGGCGTACGACCGGCTGGCCGGGGGAGCGCGCGCCCGGCTCGAGTCGGCGGTCGGGCTGCTGCGGACCCTGGCGGTGACCGGGGCCGGTGGCCTGCGTGCGGCCCGGGAGCAGCGGAGCGCGGCGGTGGCGGCGGCCGAGCAGCTCGGCGACCCGGAGCTGACCGCCCGGGTGATCGGCGCGTACGACGTGCCGGCCGTCTGGCCCCGCTCCGACGACCCGGAACGGGCGGCCGGCATCGTCGCGGTGGCCGCCCGCACCCTCGCCGCGCTCCCGGCCGGCCGGCCCGCGGCCCGCGCCCGGCTGCTGGCCACCATCGGGCTGGAGTCGCGCGGCACCACCGACCCGTGGCCGGGCGAGTGCGCCCGGGAGGCCGAGGCGCTCGCCCGCGGGCTGGACGATCCGGGGCTGCTGGCGTTCGCGCTGAACGCGACCTGGATGCAGCGCTGCCACCGGATCGGCACGGCGCCGGAACGGGACGCGATCGGGGCGGAGCTGATCGGGCTGGCCGCGCCGCACGGGCTGGTCACCGCCGAGGTGCTCGGGCACCTGATCCGGGTGCAGGCGCGGGCCGCGCTCGGCGACCTGCCCGGGGCGGACCGGCACGCGGCGGCGGCCGGGGAGCTGAGCGTGCGGCACGAGCTGCCGCTGGTCGGGGTGTTCACGGCCGGCTACGCGGCGCTGCGGCTGGACCTGGGCGGCGCCGGGTTCGGCGAGGTCGAGCGGGCCTACCGGGGGCTCGGCGAGCGACTGGACGCGGCGGAGATGCCCGGGCTCTCCGACGGGCTGGTGGCGCTGGCGTTGCTCGGGGTGCGGCTGCGGCGGGGACTCGCGCTGCCCGGGGTGGAGGGCTTCGGGGCGTACGCGAAGTGGGTCTTGCCCTTGTGGGATCACCGTGAGCTGCGGGATCTCCCGGACCCGCCGCCGGGCCTGCTCGCCGACGCCCTCTGGTGGCTGCTCGCGAAAGCGGCCCTGAGCTGCGGTGATCGGCCGATGATGGACCGCGCGCGGACGGCGCTGGCGCCCGCGGCGGGGGAGTGGGCGGGAGCCGGGACCGGGATGCTGGTAATCGGAAGTGTGGGTGAACAGCTCGCGAAGCTGCATCAAACGGCCGACGCGGAGAGTTGA
- a CDS encoding DUF4011 domain-containing protein, which produces MRWDQSDGLTGRPDARVRATLESWRDGLLDLTGANPLIDVRTTAPGVVEIVSPSPRSVVEALQQGRECGFLGIEEQAEGPRPRAAHVFQTAMTDAEMDATLRALRRAARRDLLEQGVATLYLGLGTVRWSDAGNEHCSPILLIPVDLVCPDPEDYPRLRARAEDPIVNPALDICLRRHNIELPAVDSLSGLDVTVFWARLDAALGDHPDWHSDEAIMLARFAVHREVMYTDLLDHERKVLAHPVIRALATTPEAQSGAFKFEVIAGRRLDEVATPDDVPLVLDADAAQRSCITAALHGRTFVMRGAPGTGKSQTIANMIGVLLHAGRRVLVVAEKAAALDTVRDRLAPVGLDDYLLELHSGQTGRDRVAAALAAALDFIPLPPPDLSTDEREALREHRQRLNAYAEAMNEVREPLGHRLHDVLGMCAQMTDVPQAPALAELPIPLTTQSLQRVRDAAERLGRAWRPAREGEDFLWRDVIDHHRLDARLHQAQTALDHLTEAIEKDPLSEAFLIGSIGEAITLTTLVGHATRRPPEAADEWLTMASLEPVARAAEGLLRHLKALHQAEDAVRAKAGATWSALPSPAKLPIIPSLGHLKPPAVELLPLTAAQARGLARRFADEADRLEQHQHSLDRVTARLGLPNVVAFTDLPRLAAIVDLLSRPDKPEPAWFDGLGTTAAHAAMRNLRRVVNVVKAAESRAREHFSDNALAEPVDELAQRFAHQHKGLRKLSAQSRRDKKAAATIARPDVKRSQAVANLNAAAAWKRALQELAEAEEQHAAILGKHWAGTDTDFDAIERALATAEETLRITPPEALPTVIERICAATPNSAIIRIVGEAGKEFDRWTAALRTPPEPAPRPQLAAGPIHDAVTWLRAHVEPFTAVAELVHAYSQAAGRDFTLAEAAAIGLLRETAAEAAAALSANAKEYARVLGAAYRGTQTDVEALATAMAWTSEARRIRNGGDIAFTAEQAELIGRARPSDNLPARVAEWQSARDWILRAFAPSRHPALGIALEERESARELLRELLDDSRGQQEWFDYQAARAVLAEHGLDPVVDFCAREDLPVEQILPVLGRALFQSWADEIIRDDDRLAPLDAVGRDRLVDEFRLWDERLQRAAAAEVMNAVDALQPAESAAGEAALLRASAAQQGRRLPVRDLLARTSHAALAVKPCLVMSPADVSRLLPADVLFDVVIIDEASRVPVPDAITCAYRGNALVVCGDDRQLTAAPIPGGDPRSILELALNCGAFRVLDLTTHYRSRDESLIAFANHAFYQGRLTTFPAFAPPGPDAGVQLYPAGGDLSMAELVATRVAHHLVTRPELSLGVVVCTAEDAAEIEAAVADMVVPPEDDRLRGFFIKDLDAVQGDERDVVIFAIGADLSLLTGPDGWRRLNVATTRARRRLEVISAVRTRDVPADSRLADFLDYAARGIGALSLDTEPEPLESQTPFEDSVRDVIRGWGYRVQTRVGAGAYRIDIAVRRSARRNAPYALGIECDGTTYDSAPTARDRDRIREQVLDRLGWKLHRVWGTAWYLDREREETRLRAAIEDAFAQLPEEAEAPELTVAGASVSPAPSGAAEGAAAYAAGFADTEAEDFAYDLSTADSSEPRVERSRVSQEELAAAVAGVSSSSRSASPSAAATSAAAVSPSVAVSSSAPVSSAAAVSSSAGASSSAAVSSSAAVSSAGASSFARAEPEIVLAWNDAGDIGLAEAEAVAEAELAAAHETDGVDIHDAVVTEYDYDAPLTAFAEVSHLDEPAAFSGEPAPSFGSSSAPSFGSSSGSSVVSSSGSSVGSSAGSSLGSLSGEPASALGEPVGVSGESVPASPESAERAFSGPGRTGTGPSDVSRIAAQFAAAQAGAEELAVVEAYLGEELETQLRDEPAAEPVTSQSPYAETAWPAPAAEDTVRADWPFASRAEDPDRVDWAAHQEAGWSTGRHAAPESPVSDEPGQSRESALSGGPVQRHGSLPTDESVGAHGSALLDESAGGSSAPGEDSTIRAEWPFASRAEAPERVAWPTVSSTDQEEEADRPETTAQKPVSEVQWPTADLDETSATVHRSTGRSALADENARQVASVSWPSASRDELAARLGAAKRSPVTSADERQVSSINWPTASREDEPAPQRVEWPTASRAQTAEPVESPTASRERTAEPVEWPTASRGSMAEPVEWPTASRESIAEPVEWPTASRERTAEPVEWPTASRESMAEPVEWPTASREQESEAIAWPAAGHADQVEGVAEPEREVSVVEWPTASRAEEPDWRPASDLTAAGSDLTAAGSDLAAASREDLAEVAARFGVGTEELAAAAAQFLAGLRDTTEPADRLGAISQLRTELAESANLHPDLADAAATVAEQSLSSALGETHQPAWYQAIEGQPDLAAAVAEFEETMAAPPGWTHPAQTWTATGPVDHAGFEVAARGPHTDEWAHPYQKADLDPLPPGAVLTDPALRPELIAAVRRLAEIEGPVHITVALQRMREEWGLTRIARTARAAIEDAIEQAGVAWDGTFLGDPDQPYPVVRYRADGVARKADQVADAELAIALENLVIDGGVLSVDELLAAVTKLYGWSTRRSTELDARITGLLADLVAEGHLLQQPDGLSAAHDLPDATQLPHHETARHRLHHPTRH; this is translated from the coding sequence ATGCGGTGGGATCAGTCGGACGGGTTGACGGGGCGGCCGGATGCCCGGGTGCGGGCGACGCTGGAGTCGTGGCGGGACGGGCTGCTCGACCTCACCGGCGCCAATCCGCTGATCGACGTGCGGACCACGGCGCCGGGTGTGGTGGAGATCGTCAGTCCGTCGCCGCGCAGCGTCGTCGAGGCGCTCCAGCAGGGCCGCGAGTGCGGCTTCCTGGGCATCGAGGAGCAGGCCGAGGGCCCGCGACCGCGCGCCGCCCACGTCTTCCAGACCGCGATGACCGACGCGGAGATGGACGCCACGCTGCGCGCCCTGCGCCGGGCAGCCCGCCGTGACCTGCTCGAACAGGGCGTCGCCACGCTCTACCTGGGGCTCGGCACGGTCCGCTGGAGCGACGCCGGCAACGAGCATTGCAGCCCGATCCTGCTGATCCCGGTCGACCTGGTCTGCCCGGACCCGGAGGACTACCCGCGGCTGCGGGCCCGGGCCGAGGACCCGATCGTCAACCCGGCCCTGGACATCTGCCTGCGCCGGCACAACATCGAGCTGCCCGCGGTGGACAGCCTCTCCGGGCTGGACGTCACCGTCTTCTGGGCCCGCCTGGACGCCGCTCTCGGCGACCACCCGGACTGGCACTCCGACGAGGCGATCATGCTGGCCCGCTTCGCGGTGCACCGCGAGGTGATGTACACCGACCTGCTCGACCACGAACGCAAGGTGCTCGCCCACCCGGTGATCCGCGCCCTGGCCACCACCCCGGAGGCGCAGTCGGGCGCGTTCAAGTTCGAGGTGATCGCCGGCCGCCGGCTGGACGAGGTCGCCACCCCGGACGACGTGCCGCTGGTGCTCGACGCCGACGCCGCCCAGCGGTCCTGCATCACCGCCGCCCTGCACGGGCGCACCTTCGTGATGCGCGGCGCGCCCGGCACCGGCAAGTCGCAGACCATCGCCAACATGATCGGTGTGCTGCTGCACGCCGGGCGCCGGGTGCTGGTGGTCGCCGAGAAGGCCGCCGCCCTGGACACCGTCCGGGACCGGCTCGCCCCGGTCGGGCTCGACGACTACCTGCTCGAACTGCACAGCGGGCAGACCGGCCGGGACCGGGTGGCCGCCGCGCTGGCCGCCGCGCTCGACTTCATCCCGCTGCCGCCGCCGGACCTGTCCACCGACGAGCGGGAGGCGTTGCGGGAGCATCGGCAGCGGTTGAACGCGTACGCCGAGGCGATGAACGAGGTCCGCGAGCCGCTCGGCCACCGGCTGCACGACGTGCTCGGCATGTGCGCGCAGATGACCGACGTGCCACAGGCCCCGGCCCTGGCCGAGCTGCCGATCCCGCTCACCACCCAGTCGCTGCAACGCGTCCGGGACGCCGCCGAACGCCTCGGCCGGGCCTGGCGCCCGGCCCGCGAGGGCGAGGACTTCCTGTGGCGCGACGTGATCGACCACCACCGTCTGGACGCCCGGCTGCACCAGGCGCAGACCGCCCTCGACCACCTCACCGAGGCGATCGAGAAGGACCCGCTGTCCGAGGCGTTCCTGATCGGCTCGATCGGCGAGGCGATCACCCTGACCACCCTGGTCGGGCATGCCACCCGGCGCCCGCCGGAGGCCGCCGACGAGTGGCTCACCATGGCCAGCCTGGAACCGGTCGCCCGGGCCGCCGAGGGGCTGCTGCGTCACCTCAAGGCGCTGCACCAGGCCGAGGACGCGGTCCGGGCCAAGGCCGGGGCCACCTGGAGCGCGCTGCCGTCGCCCGCCAAGCTGCCGATCATCCCGAGCCTCGGCCACCTCAAGCCGCCCGCCGTCGAGCTGCTCCCGCTGACCGCGGCGCAGGCCCGCGGCCTGGCCCGCCGGTTCGCCGACGAGGCCGACCGGCTGGAACAGCACCAGCACAGCCTGGACCGGGTCACCGCGCGGCTCGGGCTGCCCAACGTGGTGGCGTTCACCGACCTGCCCCGGCTGGCCGCCATCGTCGACCTGCTGTCCCGCCCGGACAAGCCGGAGCCGGCCTGGTTCGACGGGCTCGGCACCACCGCCGCGCACGCCGCGATGCGCAACCTGCGCCGGGTGGTCAACGTGGTGAAGGCCGCCGAGAGCCGCGCCCGCGAGCACTTCAGCGACAACGCGCTGGCCGAGCCGGTGGACGAGCTGGCCCAGCGCTTCGCCCACCAGCACAAGGGGCTCCGGAAGCTGAGCGCGCAGTCGCGCCGGGACAAGAAGGCCGCCGCCACCATCGCCCGGCCCGACGTCAAGCGGTCGCAGGCGGTCGCCAACCTGAACGCGGCCGCCGCCTGGAAACGCGCCCTCCAGGAGCTGGCCGAGGCCGAGGAGCAGCACGCCGCGATCCTCGGCAAGCACTGGGCGGGCACCGACACCGACTTCGACGCGATCGAGCGGGCGCTGGCCACGGCCGAGGAGACCCTGCGGATCACCCCGCCCGAGGCGCTGCCCACCGTGATCGAGCGGATCTGCGCGGCCACCCCGAACAGCGCGATCATCCGGATCGTCGGCGAGGCCGGCAAGGAGTTCGACCGGTGGACGGCGGCGCTGCGCACCCCGCCCGAGCCGGCGCCCCGGCCGCAGCTGGCCGCCGGCCCGATCCACGACGCGGTCACCTGGCTGCGCGCGCACGTCGAGCCGTTCACCGCGGTGGCCGAGCTGGTGCACGCGTACAGCCAGGCGGCCGGCCGGGACTTCACGCTGGCCGAGGCGGCCGCGATCGGCCTGCTCCGGGAGACCGCCGCGGAGGCCGCGGCCGCGCTGTCGGCCAACGCCAAGGAGTACGCCCGGGTGCTCGGCGCCGCCTACCGCGGCACGCAGACCGACGTGGAGGCGCTGGCCACCGCGATGGCCTGGACCTCCGAGGCGCGCCGGATCCGCAACGGCGGGGACATCGCGTTCACCGCCGAGCAGGCCGAGCTGATCGGCCGGGCCCGGCCCAGCGACAACCTGCCGGCCCGGGTCGCCGAGTGGCAGTCGGCCCGGGACTGGATCCTGCGCGCCTTCGCGCCGAGCCGGCACCCGGCCCTCGGGATCGCCCTGGAGGAGCGGGAGTCCGCCCGGGAACTGCTCCGCGAGCTGCTCGACGACAGCCGCGGGCAGCAGGAGTGGTTCGACTACCAGGCGGCCCGGGCGGTGCTCGCCGAGCACGGCCTGGACCCGGTGGTCGACTTCTGTGCCCGCGAGGACCTGCCGGTCGAGCAGATCCTGCCGGTGCTCGGCCGCGCCCTCTTCCAGTCCTGGGCGGACGAGATCATCCGGGACGACGACCGGCTCGCCCCGCTCGACGCGGTCGGCCGGGACCGGCTGGTCGACGAGTTCCGGCTCTGGGACGAGCGGCTGCAACGGGCCGCCGCCGCCGAGGTGATGAACGCCGTCGACGCGCTCCAGCCGGCCGAGTCGGCCGCCGGCGAGGCCGCCCTGCTCCGCGCCTCGGCCGCCCAGCAGGGCCGCCGGCTGCCGGTCCGGGACCTGCTGGCCCGCACCTCGCACGCCGCCCTGGCGGTCAAACCGTGCCTGGTGATGTCCCCGGCCGACGTGAGCCGGCTGCTCCCGGCCGACGTGCTGTTCGACGTGGTGATCATCGACGAGGCGTCCCGGGTGCCGGTGCCGGACGCGATCACCTGTGCCTACCGCGGCAACGCGCTGGTGGTCTGCGGCGACGACCGGCAGCTGACCGCCGCCCCGATCCCCGGCGGCGACCCGCGCTCGATCCTGGAGCTCGCGCTGAACTGCGGCGCGTTCCGGGTCCTCGACCTCACCACGCACTACCGCAGCCGGGACGAGTCGCTGATCGCGTTCGCCAACCACGCGTTCTACCAGGGCCGGCTCACCACCTTCCCGGCCTTCGCGCCGCCCGGCCCGGACGCCGGCGTGCAGCTGTACCCGGCCGGCGGCGACCTGTCGATGGCCGAACTGGTCGCCACCCGGGTCGCCCACCACCTGGTCACCCGCCCCGAGCTCAGCCTCGGCGTGGTGGTCTGCACCGCCGAGGACGCCGCGGAGATCGAGGCCGCGGTCGCCGACATGGTGGTCCCGCCCGAGGACGACCGGCTGCGCGGCTTCTTCATCAAGGACCTGGACGCCGTGCAGGGCGACGAACGCGACGTGGTGATCTTCGCGATCGGCGCCGACCTGAGCCTGCTGACCGGCCCGGACGGCTGGCGCCGGCTCAACGTGGCCACCACCCGGGCCCGACGCCGCCTCGAGGTGATCTCCGCGGTCCGGACCCGCGACGTGCCCGCCGACTCCCGGCTGGCCGACTTCCTGGACTACGCGGCGCGCGGGATCGGCGCGCTCAGCCTGGACACCGAGCCGGAGCCGCTGGAGTCGCAGACGCCGTTCGAGGACTCGGTGCGCGACGTGATCCGCGGGTGGGGCTATCGGGTGCAGACCCGGGTCGGGGCCGGGGCGTACCGGATCGACATCGCGGTGCGCCGGTCGGCCCGGCGCAACGCGCCCTATGCGCTGGGCATCGAGTGCGACGGGACGACGTACGACTCGGCGCCGACGGCCCGGGACCGGGACCGGATCCGGGAGCAGGTGCTCGATCGGCTCGGGTGGAAGCTGCACCGGGTGTGGGGGACGGCCTGGTATCTGGATCGGGAGCGGGAGGAGACTCGGCTCCGGGCGGCTATCGAGGACGCGTTCGCGCAGTTGCCGGAGGAGGCGGAGGCGCCGGAGCTGACGGTGGCGGGTGCTTCGGTCTCGCCGGCTCCGAGTGGGGCCGCGGAGGGGGCTGCGGCCTATGCCGCCGGGTTCGCCGACACCGAGGCCGAGGATTTCGCGTACGACCTGAGCACGGCCGATTCGTCGGAGCCCCGGGTCGAACGTTCCCGCGTATCCCAGGAGGAACTGGCAGCGGCGGTGGCCGGAGTCTCGTCCTCCAGCCGGTCAGCCTCCCCGTCCGCCGCGGCCACCTCCGCCGCTGCGGTCTCGCCCTCCGTTGCGGTGTCGTCGTCCGCTCCGGTGTCCTCCGCCGCTGCGGTCTCGTCGTCCGCTGGGGCCTCGTCGTCCGCTGCGGTCTCGTCGTCCGCTGCGGTCTCGTCCGCTGGGGCCTCGTCGTTCGCGCGGGCGGAGCCGGAGATCGTGCTCGCCTGGAACGATGCCGGGGACATCGGGCTGGCCGAGGCCGAAGCGGTCGCTGAGGCGGAGCTCGCCGCGGCCCACGAGACCGACGGCGTCGACATCCACGACGCGGTGGTGACCGAATATGACTACGACGCGCCACTGACCGCCTTTGCCGAGGTCTCCCACCTCGACGAGCCGGCCGCCTTCTCCGGGGAGCCCGCTCCTTCCTTCGGCTCTTCCTCCGCCCCTTCCTTCGGCTCTTCCTCCGGTTCGTCCGTCGTCTCTTCCTCCGGCTCGTCTGTCGGATCTTCCGCTGGCTCTTCCCTCGGCTCCCTCTCCGGCGAGCCGGCGTCTGCTCTCGGTGAGCCGGTCGGGGTGTCCGGGGAATCGGTTCCGGCCTCGCCGGAGTCCGCGGAACGGGCCTTCTCCGGACCCGGCCGGACCGGCACCGGGCCGTCCGACGTGTCGCGGATCGCGGCGCAGTTCGCGGCGGCGCAGGCCGGCGCCGAGGAACTCGCCGTGGTCGAGGCCTACCTGGGCGAGGAACTGGAGACCCAACTCCGCGACGAACCCGCCGCCGAGCCGGTGACCTCCCAATCCCCCTATGCCGAGACGGCCTGGCCCGCCCCCGCGGCCGAGGACACCGTGCGGGCGGACTGGCCGTTCGCCAGCCGCGCCGAAGACCCGGACCGCGTCGACTGGGCCGCCCACCAGGAGGCCGGCTGGTCCACCGGCCGCCACGCCGCGCCCGAATCACCGGTGTCCGACGAACCTGGGCAGAGCCGCGAATCCGCACTTTCCGGCGGCCCAGTTCAGAGGCACGGATCCTTGCCGACGGACGAGTCCGTTGGGGCTCACGGGTCTGCGCTGCTGGACGAGTCCGCCGGTGGATCGTCGGCGCCGGGCGAGGACAGCACGATCCGGGCCGAGTGGCCGTTCGCCAGCCGGGCGGAGGCTCCCGAGCGGGTCGCCTGGCCGACCGTGAGCAGCACCGACCAGGAGGAGGAGGCCGACCGGCCGGAGACCACCGCGCAGAAGCCGGTGTCCGAGGTGCAGTGGCCGACCGCCGACCTGGACGAGACCTCCGCGACCGTCCACCGGTCCACCGGCCGATCGGCTCTCGCCGACGAGAACGCACGCCAGGTCGCCTCGGTATCCTGGCCCTCGGCCAGCCGCGACGAGTTGGCCGCCCGGCTCGGCGCCGCCAAGCGCTCACCCGTGACCTCCGCCGACGAACGCCAGGTCTCCTCGATCAACTGGCCCACCGCCAGCCGCGAAGACGAACCCGCTCCCCAGCGCGTCGAATGGCCCACCGCAAGCCGCGCCCAGACAGCCGAGCCGGTCGAGTCGCCCACCGCGAGCCGTGAGCGGACGGCCGAGCCGGTCGAGTGGCCCACGGCGAGCCGTGGGTCGATGGCCGAGCCGGTCGAGTGGCCCACGGCGAGTCGTGAGTCGATAGCCGAGCCGGTCGAGTGGCCCACAGCGAGTCGTGAGCGGACGGCCGAGCCGGTCGAGTGGCCTACCGCGAGTCGTGAGTCGATGGCCGAGCCGGTCGAGTGGCCCACGGCGAGCCGTGAGCAGGAGTCCGAGGCGATCGCATGGCCTGCCGCGGGCCATGCGGACCAGGTCGAAGGGGTGGCCGAACCGGAGCGCGAGGTCTCCGTCGTCGAGTGGCCGACCGCCAGCCGTGCGGAGGAGCCCGACTGGCGCCCGGCCTCGGACCTGACCGCCGCCGGCTCGGACCTGACGGCCGCAGGCTCGGATCTGGCCGCCGCCAGCCGTGAGGATCTGGCCGAGGTCGCCGCTCGCTTCGGCGTCGGCACCGAGGAACTGGCCGCGGCCGCCGCCCAGTTCCTGGCCGGGCTGCGCGACACCACCGAACCCGCCGACCGCCTGGGCGCCATCTCGCAACTCCGCACCGAACTGGCCGAGTCCGCCAACCTGCACCCGGATCTGGCCGACGCCGCCGCCACGGTGGCCGAGCAGTCCCTGAGCTCGGCACTGGGGGAGACCCACCAGCCGGCCTGGTACCAGGCGATCGAGGGCCAGCCGGACCTCGCCGCCGCGGTGGCCGAGTTCGAGGAGACGATGGCCGCGCCGCCGGGCTGGACCCACCCCGCCCAGACGTGGACGGCGACCGGTCCGGTGGACCACGCCGGGTTCGAGGTGGCCGCCCGGGGACCGCACACCGACGAGTGGGCTCACCCGTACCAAAAAGCCGATCTGGACCCGCTCCCGCCCGGCGCCGTCCTCACGGACCCGGCCCTGCGTCCGGAATTGATCGCCGCCGTCCGGCGCCTCGCGGAGATCGAGGGACCGGTGCACATCACCGTGGCGCTGCAACGCATGCGCGAGGAGTGGGGCCTGACCCGGATCGCCCGGACCGCCCGCGCCGCCATCGAGGACGCCATCGAGCAGGCCGGCGTGGCGTGGGACGGCACGTTCCTCGGCGACCCCGACCAGCCCTACCCGGTGGTCCGATACCGCGCTGACGGGGTGGCCCGCAAGGCCGACCAGGTCGCCGACGCCGAACTCGCGATCGCCCTCGAAAACCTGGTGATCGACGGCGGCGTGCTGTCCGTCGACGAGTTGCTGGCCGCCGTCACCAAGCTGTACGGCTGGTCCACCCGCCGGTCGACCGAGCTGGACGCCCGCATCACCGGCCTGCTGGCCGACCTGGTAGCCGAAGGACACCTCCTCCAGCAGCCCGACGGCCTCTCCGCCGCCCACGACCTCCCCGACGCCACCCAACTGCCCCACCACGAGACCGCCCGCCACCGCCTTCACCACCCCACCCGTCACTGA